A region of Esox lucius isolate fEsoLuc1 chromosome 3, fEsoLuc1.pri, whole genome shotgun sequence DNA encodes the following proteins:
- the zte38 gene encoding zebrafish testis-expressed 38, producing MAAGKTCYRPKKQETAEWTSLFQNKLKTEEQSLVFVKRMMALAISSITYLRGIFPEDAYRSRYLEDLSIKVLCEDCTTPGACKIVKWMMGCFDALERGYLQTVFIGVCTNPDNPNCIIESYQFKFRYTEKGPELDILRNKNVEMKVTMEDTKNASVLLIRKLFLLMQNLDVLPNNVCLTMRLYYFDDITPADYEPPGFKEGVDDHMWFEGKAVLFGVGEVQTPFHTLKMKVAAAQSRVEKLQEGNYLRESSPVSPVQNHTLLGPRATGTQDPNNDSYKEDIPSEDESAQFKKPKKPVKNRKAAAKKLVKKKGKAC from the exons ATGGCAGCTGGGAAGACTTGTTACAGGCCAAAAAAGCAGGAGACAGCAGAG TGGACCAGCTTAtttcaaaacaaactgaaaactgaaGAACAGTCCCTGGTCTTTGTGAAACGAATGATGGCCCTTGCCATTTCTTCAATCACGTATCTCAGAGGAATTTTTCCTGAAGACGCCTATAGATCTCGTTATCTAGAAG ATTTATCCATCAAAGTTTTATGTGAAGACTGCACAACACCTGGTGCTTGCAAAATTGTGAAGTG GATGATGGGCTGTTTTGACGCATTAGAGAGAGGATAT CTTCAGACTGTGTTTATTGGG GTCTGCACCAATCCAGATAACCCCAAT TGCATCATTGAGTCATACCAGTTTAAGTTCAGATACACAGAGAAAGGACCAGAGTTGGACATACTGAG GAACAAAAACGTGGAGATGAAAGTGACAATGGAGGACACCAAGAACGCCTCAGTCCTCTTGATCAGGAAGTTGTTTCTTCTCATGCAGAACCTTGACGTGCTCCCTAACAATGTTTGCCTGACCATGAGGCTGTACTACTTTGATGACA TCACCCCGGCCGACTATGAGCCTCCAGGCTTCAAGGAGGGGGTGGACGACCACATGTGGTTCGAGGGCAAGGCGGTGCTCTTTGGAGTGGGTGAGGTGCAAACCCCTTTCCATACCCTGAAGATGAAGGTGGCAGCAGCACAGAGCCGTGTGGAGAAGCTGCAGGAGGGGAACTACTTGAGGGAGAGCAGCCCAGTCTCTCCAGTCCAGAATCACACTCTGCTAGGCCCAAGGGCAACCGGTACACAG GATCCTAACAATGACAGCTACAAAGAAGACATTCCCTCTGAAGATG AGTCTGCACAGTTCAAGAAACCCAAGAAACctgtaaaaaat AGGAAAGCAGCTGCCAAAAAACtggtaaagaaaaaaggaaaagcatgctga
- the si:ch211-155e24.3 gene encoding zinc finger protein 572 — MASCNFQAQLVSIMEVLAKAAVAEINRRVDDSCAVIRLEMTQSQRDIDVLKRKCQMMESEMKKTRGRVRRKVFYPMASERSAYPIKIVLNKQKSRAQWRDDEMAVEEDSEPQPSDAEQRVESEPILIKDEETAEDMWTDPQEELRITADESSSKAGQPPSFEQRQCDKDFNTQPNISTGEMVGHYPRADDPEEPAPSQLVSTENAKVFTTEQHQPDQDEDSLELVMVKDEREEDLDHTASLSGPDHFVMDEANGQLWTSVDPGRDSDPHGHPDFSFHATEEYSQNISLFPSHSGLPSVSTVADEAGPPVTSSIGKQNASMFSAAAHMKRHVKTASEDTRQTLHAGQTGERLNASNDTSLALQPRQHQYRASEATVRLSECVTGSNMATTSTFSGYSLSRSSFNMVKRMRTQWRSGGTTDRRFSCTFCGKSFQRFSQLKEHLRSHTGEKPYTCEQCGRSFTKQCNLIRHAVVHSGEKPYECTQCGKCFTQRSSMKSHQRTHVGESPVSQYVVPAYPGDPHSGLMLSQTRWNK; from the exons ATGGCCAGCTGCAATTTTCAAGCACAGTTGGTGTCCATTATGGAGGTATTGGCCAAAGCAGCTGTAGCAGAAATAAACAGACGTGTAGATGATAGCTGTGCAGTTATACGTTTGGAAATGACCCAAAGCCAGCGAGATATTGATGTTCTGAAAAGGAAGTGTCAAATGATGGAGAGCGAGATGAAGAAGACACGAGGACGAGTCAGGAGAAAAG ttttttaccCCATGGCATCAGAGAGGTCTGCATATCCAATCAAGATTGTTTTAAACAAGCAGAAGAGTCGTGCACAGTGGAGGGACGACGAGATGGCTGTTGAAGAGGACTCCGAGCCCCAG CCTTCAGATGCGGAGCAGAGAGTGGAGTCCGAGCCCATACTGATAAAAGATGAGGAGACCGCAGAAGACATGTGGACTGACCCTCAGGAAGAGCTCAGGATCACTGCAGATG AGTCTAGTTCCAAGGCTGGCCAACCACCGTCCTTTGAGCAACGTCAATGTGATAAAGACTTCAACACACAACCCAACATATCTACCGGAGAGATGGTGGGGCATTACCCCCGTGCTGATGATCCCGAGGAACCAGCCCCATCCCAGCTTGTGTCTACAGAGAACGCTAAGGTGTTCACCACAGAGCAGCACCAGCCAGACCAGGATGAGGACTCTCTCGAGTTAGTGATGGtgaaggatgagagagaggaggacctGGATCACACCGCAAGCCTGTCAGGGCCTGACCACTTTGTCATGGATGAGGCTAATGGGCAGCTGTGGACCTCCGTGGATCCAGGAAGAGACAGTGACCCTCACGGCCACCCAGATTTCTCCTTTCACGCGACTGAAGAGTACTCTCAGAATATCTCACTTTTCCCATCTCACAGTGGCCTGCCTTCTGTTTCTACTGTGGCAGATGAGGCAGGGCCACCCGTGACCTCTTCCATAGGGAAACAAAATGCTAGCATGTTCAGTGCAGCGGCGCACATGAAAAGACACGTCAAGACGGCGTCTGAGGACACTAGGCAAACACTGCATGCGGGACAAACCGGCGAGAGGCTGAATGCCAGTAACGACACTAGTTTAGCTTTGCAGCCAAGGCAGCATCAATACAGGGCTTCAGAAGCAACCGTGAGATTGAGTGAGTGCGTGACCGGGTCGAACATGgccaccacctccaccttctCTGGGTACAGCCTGAGTCGCAGCAGTTTCAACATGGTGAAGAGGATGAGGACGCAGTGGAGGTCGGGGGGAACCACGGACAGGCGCTTCAGCTGCACGTTCTGCGGGAAGAGCTTCCAGCGCTTCAGTCAGCTCAAAGAACACCTCCGGAGTCACACCGGGGAGAAGCCGTACACGTGCGAACAGTGTGGCCGGAGTTTCACCAAGCAGTGCAACCTGATCAGACATGCTGTGGTCCACAGTGGGGAGAAGCCCTACGAGTGCACACAGTGTGGGAAATGCTTTACTCAGCGCTCCAGCATGAAGTCACATCAGAGAACTCACGTAGGGGAGAGTCCGGTGTCTCAGTATGTTGTACCCGCATACCCTGGGGATCCACACTCTGGTTTAATGTTGTCTCAGACCAGGTGGAACAAATAA
- the si:dkeyp-68b7.12 gene encoding uncharacterized protein si:dkeyp-68b7.12 yields the protein MRRLRRKGGNSEKVFGCDLLEHLGATCQEVPQVLRSCSEFIEEHGVVDGIYRLSGVSSNTQKLRSEFDSEGTPDLNKDVYLQDIHCVSSLCKAYFRELPNPLLTYQLYDKYAEAVAIQLEEERLVKIRDVLKELPAPHYRTLEFLMRHLVRMASFSSHTNMHARNLAIVWAPNLLRSKDIEASGFNGTAAFMEVRVQSIVVEFILTHVPQLFPDSGVSLERRKSLPSPSIHSPEEPFFRALPLQLGNISPGDGPPAMRSYHAIIDGTDKRKGSLKGRKWKSIFNLGGRLHDPRRRNKNSTKEKEKTVLRPAKSMDSLSSGAYQHEGSRLRPPSTTLSPLAQPSACPQGGAEGGPSSSGMGSGYAVTYRRGQGASVSVVSGGGGTQGSYSRLDTYSGGANSTDTLQPPSRSPGVSSKADRRAGIHISGPFSVTVPLHITSGLAFGVLQGGGADRNMIRGGQEGGEKGEGGEGDRPKEQDGERHIQLDAFGETDLEKRKDEEAMEERREKEDEGEEEVNADNTCKPSEEMARDSQGDEETPDDDEEEEEEEKEEEVDDEEGEYMDMKVLTALEAPDMASVRQEAVSTDPMEEYDAQDQDCPLDFQDTFGFLDLMDSVGSQMFQEFSVEPPHGEYDDEVDQGTPGQSPNRPDPVTQTCVDIHTPPLTGCQTHTLTSAHRPLSFDQHGQTNKSMSLPYMSRPFLPPLSSSSEDEDDEDDEYDEENDDYDPEDDNDMFCKSLPSSLVFSRQNWCGSQTDLENIWPLPSEPPNQLDSASYDRPIPMNQSQGSEARIPPGCLDTDSPKCCDPLEEVLRQCKADEENRPEAMELVEEDTGQDTGSHQKDQEDSLTNPCSESTEVEESSHQVDSSIMEEEGALDDSERGVAPASSLTVCEKTSLQITADGQGEDTGVHMQLRDKGEVSKSHCGEEAMISQVYNGDTASEAKPEDPHNKLFTAIHVVSCAEETENIMNDQSEHLSGDLTWGVTEQHEPSVDREKRGYGEKPTEMEKRENSNEMNKKELEEMRVENEGDMGKEQKRNVLETEDKGMAVKVEMEQGNVFQEVENMTGEEGEGRDEEEYMFEEKRSTVTREEIMESEHGTDRQGETEERKSITEAKETKEVGEIPEIQQQEIIHETCLEEETKQEEEGINTTGETEEEAAKDSMENILIDNEMPEQALEAQHVVQTQKMDVDLIRDALAESDGEGDEQMGSIPVVQWETEEGESTGRDREEEEETKEQTPSVREEELKDVKMNCQELNQGGKEERDVEVSFEKGPGRTLVTAKQQSPSKVHLARSVPVVPPKPHHCRMTALNLRQQQQDRVKKDGDRDMGKVPRALAQHDKERKMEGKSEPGRVWETEPGGNEDREDEGRSRREWQTPWGGERERRDLDEPTKNSPISMCFDEAVAMGIKRGREKEGCEREKQKERGFEVQ from the exons ATGCGGCGACTCCGGAGGAAAGGCGGGAACAGTGAAAAGGTGTTCGGCTGTGACCTGTTAGAGCACCTGGGTGCCACCTGTCAGGAGG TTCCCCAGGTCCTGCGGAGCTGCAGTGAATTTATCGAGGAGCACGGCGTTGTAGATGGGATCTACAGACTCTCTGGGGTGTCATCTAACACACAGAAACTAAG GAGTGAGTTTGACAGCGAGGGGACCCCAGATCTCAATAAGGATGTGTACCTTCAGGACATTCACTGTGTCAGCTCACTGTGTAAGGCCTACTTCAGAGAGTTGCCCAATCCTCTCCTCACATACCAGCTCTATGACAAATATGCT GAAGCTGTGGCGATtcagctggaggaggagaggctgGTGAAGATCAGAGATGTGCTGAAGGAGTTACCTGCTCCGCATTACAG GACTCTGGAGTTCCTGATGCGTCATCTTGTCAGAATGGCTTCCTTCTCCTCACACACCAACATGCATGCCCGAAACCTTGCCATTGTTTGGGCTCCAAACCTTCTCAG ATCTAAAGACATTGAGGCGTCAGGGTTTAATGGTACTGCAGCCTTCATGGAGGTGAGGGTCCAGTCAATCGTGGTGGAATTCATCCTCACGCATGTGCCACAGCTGTTTCCGGATTCAG GTGTTTCTTTAGAGCGTCGTAAGTCGCTCCCATCTCCCTCCATACACAGTCCAGAAGAGCCTTTCTTCCGGGCCCTGCCATTACAGTTAGGCAATATCAGCCCAGGGGATGGTCCACCAGCCATGCGCTCCTACCATGCAATCATAGATGGCACAGACAA GAGAAAGGGATCTCTGAAGGGCAGGAAATGGAAGTCCATCTTCAACTTAGGAGGCAGACTCCATGACCCAAGACGAAGAAACAAGAACTCAACCAAAG AAAAAGAGAAAACTGTCTTGAGGCCAGCCAAGAGCATGGATTCCCTGAGCTCAGGGGCCTATCAGCATGAAG GCTCCAGACTACGACCCCCTTCCACCACCTTGAGCCCCCTGGCCCAGCCCTCTGCCTGCCCCCAGGGGGGTGCTGAAGGTGGGCCATCCAGTAGCGGTATGGGCAGCGGCTACGCGGTGACCTACCGGAGGGGTCAGGGGGCTAGTGTGAGTGTAGTGAGTGGAGGCGGGGGGACACAAGGCTCGTACAGCCGACTGGACACATACAGCGGCGGGGCCAACAGTACGGACACCCTGCAGCCACCTTCCAGATCCCCAGGAGTGTCCAGCAAAGCAGACCGGCGGGCTGGGATCCACATCTCCGGGCCTTTCTCGGTCACCGTCCCCCTTCACATAACATCAGGCCTGGCCTTTGGGGTGCTGCAGGGGGGTGGAGCAGACCGGAACATGAtaagaggaggacaggagggcggagagaagggagagggcgGGGAGGGCGACAGACCCAAGGAGCAGGACGGAGAAAGGCACATCCAGCTGGATGCTTTTGGGGAGACTGATCTAGAAAAGAGGAAAGATGAAGAGgcaatggaggagaggagagagaaggaagatgagggagaggaagaagtgAATGCGGACAATACGTGCAAGCCATCAGAAGAGATGGCCAGAGATAGTCAGGGGGATGAAGAAACccctgatgatgatgaggaggaggaggaggaggagaaggaggaggaggtggatgaTGAAGAGGGGGAATACATGG ATATGAAAGTGCTGACTGCCCTGGAAGCCCCCGATATGGCATCTGTCAGACAGGAGGCTGTTTCCACAGACCCAATGGAGGAGTATGATGCACAAGACCAGGACTGTCCATTGGACTTTCAGGATACTTTTGGATTCCTGGACCTCATGGACAGTGTTGGcagccag ATGTTCCAGGAGTTCTCAGTGGAGCCTCCTCATGGGGAGTATGATGACGAGGTGGACCAGGGCACCCCTGGACAGTCTCCTAACAGACCTGACCCTGTCACACAGACATGtgtagacatacacacaccgcCGCTGACAGgctgccagacacacacactgacgtcCGCACACAGACCTCTAAGCTTTGATCAACATGGGCAAACCAACAAGTCCATGAGTCTGCCTTACATGTCCAGGCCATTCCtgcctcctctgtcctcttcctcggaagatgaggatgatgaggatgacgaATATGACGAAGAAAATGATGATTACGATCCAGAAGATGACAATGATATGTTCTGTAAAAGTCTACCATCTAGTTTGGTGTTCAGCAGACAGAACTGGTGTGGGTCTCAGACCGACTTGGAAAACATTTGGCCCCTCCCCTCTGAGCCCCCAAATCAATTGGACAGTGCCTCTTATGACAGACCAATTCCTATGAACCAATCACAGGGTTCTGAGGCCAGGATACCTCCTGGGTGCTTGGACACTGATTCACCAAAATGCTGTGACCCATTAGAAGAGGTATTGCGGCAATGCAAGGCTGATGAAGAGAACAGGCCTGAAGCAATGGAACTGGTGGAAGAGGATACGGGTCAGGACACCGGAAGCCATCAGAAGGACCAGGAAGACTCCCTGACCAATCCGTGCTCAGAAAG CACTGAGGTAGAAGAAAGTTCCCACCAGGTTGACAGCAGCAtcatggaggaggagggtgcATTAGATGACAGTGAGAGAGGCGTTGCTCCAGCTTCTTCATTAACGGTCTGTGAGAAGACCTCCCTGCAGATCACGgcagatggacagggagaggaCACTGGAGTACACATGCAGCTCAGAGACAAGGGAGAGGTCTCAAAAAGTCACTGTGGTGAAGAGGCTATGATTTCCCAGGTTTACAATGGGGATACAGCAAGTGAAGCCAAGCCTGAAGACCCACACAACAAATTATTcacagccattcatgtggtTTCTTGTGctgaagagacagagaacatAATGAATGATCAGTCAGAACACCTTTCTGGTGATTTAACTTGGGGTGTGACGGAGCAGCATGAACCCAGTGTTGACAGGGAGAAAAGAGGTTATGGAGAGAAGCcgacagagatggagaagagagaaaatagcaatgaaatgaacaaaaaagaGTTAGAGGAAATGAGAGTTGAGAATGAGGGTGATATGGGCAAAGAAcaaaagagaaatgtattagaAACAGAGGACAAAGGAATGGCGGTGAAAGTAGAGATGGAGCAAGGTAACGTGTTCCAAGAGGTAGAAAACATGACAGGTGAGGAAGGGGAAGGAAGAGACGAGGAAGAGTACATGTTTGAAGAGAAGCGAAGCACAGTAACTAGGGAGGAGATAATGGAAAGTGAGCATGGAACTGACAGACAGGGGGAAACTGAGGAAAGAAAATCCATCACGGAGGCGAAAGAAACTAAAGAAGTGGGAGAGATCCCTGAGATACAACAGCAGGAAATAATACATGAGACGTGTTTAGAAGAAGAGACAAAACAAGAGGAGGAAGGAATTAATACCACAGGAGAGACTGAGGAAGAGGCAGCTAAAGATagtatggaaaacattttgattgataATGAGATGCCGGAACAGGCTCTAGAGGCACAGCACGTTGTGCAGACACAGAAGATGGACGTAGATTTAATAAGGGATGCTTTGGCAGAGAGCGACGGGGAGGGAGATGAACAGATGGGTAGCATACCGGTGGTCcagtgggagacagaggagggtgaatcaacagggagagacagggaggaggaagaggagacaaaAGAGCAAACACCATCAGTAAGGGAGGAAGAACTTAAAGATGTCAAGATGAACTGCCAAGAGCTCAATCAAGGAGGGAAAGAAGAAAGGGATGTTGAAGTTAGCTTTGAAAAGGGGCCAGGGAGAACGCTGGTCACGGCTAAACAACAAAGTCCCTCTAAAGTGCATCTAGCAAGATCCGTGCCGGTAGTGCCGCCCAAGCCACACCACTGCCGAATGACCGCATTGAACCTCCGACAGCAGCAGCAAGACAGGGTGAAGAAAGACGGGGACCGGGACATGGGAAAGGTTCCCAGGGCTTTAGCACAGCATGACAAAGAGAGGAAGATGGAAGGAAAGTCCGAGCCCGGCAGAGTCTGGGAGACGGAACCAGGGGGGAATGAGGACAGGGAAGACGAGGGTAGAAGCAGAAGGGAGTGGCAGACACCGTGGGGAGGGGAGCGGGAGAGGAGGGACCTGGACGAGCCAACGAAGAACAGTCCTATCAGTATGTGTTTTGACGAGGCTGTTGCCATGGGaatcaagagagggagagagaaagagggatgtgaaagagagaaacagaaagagaggggattTGAAGTACaataa
- the aldh9a1b gene encoding 4-trimethylaminobutyraldehyde dehydrogenase B, with the protein MKSYNYTKMLQKQLAVVRRLRSAALLPTCIRSISSGTMDVQFPLNFWSGDRVKIKNESTSEPVYEPATGRVLCNLESCGTVEVDQAVQAAQSAYQTWNRMSGMERARIMIEAARIIENRREDIAEIEVVNNGKSITEARMDVDSARLCIEYYSGLANTLAGQHVQLTGGSFAYTRREPLGVCVGIGAWNYPFQIAAWKSAPALACGNSMVFKPSPLTPVTAVLLAEIYAKAGAPEGLFNVVQGGQETGTLLCHHPDVAKVSFTGSVPTGKKIMEMCSKGVKHVTLELGGKSPLLIFEDSDLKNAVNGALMANFLSQGQVCSNGTRVFVQRQILPEFLKEVVRRTKAIEIGDPQLDSTRMGALISRPHLNRVLGFVEQARKEGAKVLCGGERFVPSDAKLSGGYYMTPCVLGDCSDEMTCVKEEIFGPVMSVLSFETEEEAVRRANASALGLAAGVFTSDVKRAHRVVEQLKAGSCFVNNYNITPVEVPFGGFKMSGIGRENGQVTIEHYTQMKTVFVEMGDVDSLF; encoded by the exons ATGAAGTCTTACAACTACAC AAAGATGCTTCAAAAACAACTTGCAGTCGTCCGACGGCTGCGATCTGCTGCTCTACTTCCTACGTGTATACGTAGCATTTCGTCCGGGACCATGGACGTCCAATTCCCATTGAACTTCTGGAGCGGAGACCGAGTGAAGATTAAAAATGAGTCAACCTCAGAGCCTGTTTACGAACCTGCAACTG GTAGGGTTCTGTGTAACCTGGAGTCGTGTGGAACTGTGGAGGTTGATCAGGCAGTGCAAGCCGCCCAGTCAGCCTACCAGACCTGGAACAGGATGTCAGGGATGGAGAGGGCACGCATCATGATTGAAGCGGCCCGTATTATTGAG AACAGGAGAGAGGACATTGCAGAGATCGAGGTGGTGAACAATGGGAAGTCAATCACAGAGGCCCGGATGGATGTGGACTCTGCCAGACTGTGTATAGAGTACTACTCTGGGCTGGCCAACACTCTGGCAG GACAGCATGTCCAGCTGACGGGGGGATCTTTTGCCTACACACGCCGAGAGCCTCTAGGGGTCTGTGTGGGGATTGGAGCCTGGAACTACCCCTTCCAAATAGCTGCCTGGAAGTCTGCCCCAGCCCTGGCCTGTG GCAACTCCATGGTGTTCAAGCCTTCTCCCCTCACCCCAGTGACAGCGGTGCTGCTGGCTGAGATATATGCCAAGGCCGGAGCCCCAGAGGGACTGTTCAACGTAGTCCAGGGTGGGCAGGAGACGGGCACCTTGTTGTGCCACCACCCTGACGTGGCTAAGGTCTCCTTCACTGGCAGTGTGCCCACAGGCAAGAAG ATCATGGAGATGTGCTCCAAGGGGGTGAAGCATGTTACACTCGAACTGGGTGGGAAGTCTCCTCTGCTCATATTTGAGGACAGTGACCTGAAAAACGCAGTGAACGGGGCTCTCATGGCTAACTTCCTTTCTCAGGGCCAG GTGTGCAGCAATGGAACTCGGGTTTTTGTTCAGAGACAGATCCTGCCTGAGTTCCTTAAGGAGGTTGTGAGGAGAACCAAGGCCATAGAGATAGGGGACCCACAGTTGGACAGCACTCGTATGGGAGCACTGATCAGCCGGCCACATCTTAACAGAGTCCTAGGCTTTGTTGAACAGGCCAGGAAAGAG GGAGCCAAGGTGTTGTGTGGAGGGGAACGATTTGTCCCTTCAGATGCCAAACTCAGTGGTGGATACTACATGACGCCCTGTGTGTTGG GTGACTGCTCTGACGAAATGACGTGTGTGAAAGAGGAGATCTTTGGGCCTGTGATGTCTGTGTTGTCCTTTGAAACAGAGGAAGAGGCTGTGCGGAGGGCCAATGCCTCTGCCCTTGGCCTGGCTGCTGGGGTCTTCACCAG TGATGTGAAGCGAGCCCACCGTGTAGTTGAACAGCTGAAGGCCGGATCCTGCTTTGTTAATAACTATAACATCACTCCTGTGGAGGTGCCCTTTGGAGGGTTCAAAATGTCAG GCATAGGGAGAGAGAATGGTCAGGTGACAATAGAGCACTACACACAAATGAAGACAGTGTTTGTAGAGATGGGGGACGTAGACAGTCTCTTCTAA